In Bradysia coprophila strain Holo2 unplaced genomic scaffold, BU_Bcop_v1 contig_358, whole genome shotgun sequence, one DNA window encodes the following:
- the LOC119081578 gene encoding putative serine/threonine-protein kinase PRKY, whose translation MVHFNDYMLPDNYDKKVDCKYTDSDLRDHIIERKLGEGNFGTVFIARMRKDNKLVAIKKVLRDTGEAYIFRNEYQNFKKILHPYLIQYSGYFELQRYFNFVLEYAPNGTLERRMDDRIDSQNTWTETDIGKMTADVLLGLEYLHHHSFVRRDLKPDNIVIDSNDRLKLTDFGMAKYIDVSGYATLYASQFDAKCYAAPELLERREYDKSVDFWPLGVILYEMCTFWHPFLDKEPGTALPHIPNIYSNKLQSIILEMLEVDPAYRCHEGDLKIEDIIKVHYDAAIRGFNDYWARKVLNNADSSVEEEDY comes from the exons ATGGTTCACTTCAATGATTACATGCTGCCCGATAATTACGACAAAAAAGTTGATTGCAAGTATACCGATAGTGATCTACGCGATCATATTATCGAAAGAAAGTTAGGTGAAGGCAACTTTGGCACTGTTTTTATCGCTCGAATGAGAAAAGACAACAAATTGGTTGCTATTAAGAAAGTTCTAAGAGATACTGGAGAAGCTTACATC TTTCGAAATGagtatcaaaatttcaaaaaaatacttcATCCATACCTCATTCAGTACTCCGGATATTTCGAATTGCAAAGGTACTTCAACTTTGTCCTGGAGTATGCTCCAAATGGTACCTTAGAAAGAAGAATGGATGATCGGATTGACTCTCAGAACACTTGGACAGAGACAGACATCggaaaaatgactgccgatGTACTGCTAGGCCTGGAGTACTTACATCACCATAGTTTTGTTCGTCGCGATTTGAAGCctgataatatcgtcatcgACTCCAATGATCGCTTGAAACTCACAGACTTTGGGATGGCAAAATATATAGATGTCAGTGGGTATGCGACACTGTATGCATCGCAATTCGACGCCAAATGTTATGCGGCTCCAGAGCTTTTGGAACGGAGAGAATATGATAAATCGGTTGATTTTTGGCCACTCGGCGTgatattgtatgaaatgtgcaCATTTTGGCATCCATTTTTGGATAAG GAACCTGGAACGGCACTGCCACACATACCAAATATTTATTCCAACAAACTACAGTCGATCATATTGGAAATGCTCGAAGTCGATCCGGCTTATCGTTGTCACGAAGGAGACTTAAAAATCGAGGACATCATTAAGGTTCACTATGATGCAGCTATAAGGGGTTTCAATGATTACTGGGCTCGAAAAGTTTTGAACAATGCAGACTCTAGCGTTGAAGAGGAAGATTATTAA
- the LOC119081577 gene encoding probable ATP-dependent RNA helicase Dbp73D, which produces MKMDLFAVTRYDDQRDTNDPDRENQILANLQKNIAKNRKKLLKKSKQLEHKVETVAVPGAENEDQIIDEVEMEPAEEAMEVDVPEPTGMPKDTFVVLGNDKFEMAAKVDMMLPPWLAHPTIISTDLSTDSAAEIADLSYVNSDIKEALTKMGMTKLFPVQSAVIPWILSVNKTPTPFRPRDICVSAPTGSGKTLAYAIPIVQMLLNRVERKVRALVVLPVNELAVQVLKVFKKLCENTRLSCVLLTKFVPFETEQFSLVVQCDDEYYSKADIVIATTGRLVEHIHSTKGFSLKHLKFLVMDEADRIMEQIHNNWLYHLDRHVKEESDSILSGQSFQLCYRDLCNVAMKQPQKMLFSATLSQDPEKLQDLRLFQPKLFTSIVGNLVSMNDNIAKGAHVRGDFVGKFTTPAELTENYCITEEKLKPLTLYSLIKENNWNRFLCFTNSGDTAHRLSFFLQELFGTEMKIEELSSGLPPNVRKSVLEKFKVSKVNGLICSDSLARGIDIEGVDIVISYNVPRHIKTYIHRIGRTARAGRSGLAITLTTNDELKTLNKIIKEAGKPDLDEIKVTSNIEEMSVKEFKTVVQKLQTSLKREKQLHTLKAINEKNKARPTGSAGLLGQLQSQLITTNQTNVHNSQNLPESWKVENQLTRNAKKEKKFNAKRKRNQKKNMSNGASSTA; this is translated from the exons ATGAAAATGGATTTATTTGCTGTCACCAG ATACGATGATCAACGGGACACAAACGATCCAGATCGAGAGAATCAAATTTTGGCAAATCTACAGAAAAACATTGCAAAGAAtcggaaaaaattgttgaagaaGTCAAAGCAATTGGAACATAAAGTTGAAACTGTTGCTGTACCAGGGGCTGAAAATGAAGACCAAATTATCGATGAAGTCGAAATGGAGCCAGCTGAGGAAGCAATGGAAGTGGACGTACCAGAGCCGACTGGAATGCCCAAAGATACATTCGTAGTTCTCGGAAATGACAAGTTCGAAATGGCTGCAAAAGTTGATATGATGCTACCTCCCTGGCTAGCACATCCGACAATCATATCTACCGACTTATCCACAGATTCAGCAGCTGAAATTGCCGATCTTTCATACGTCAACAGCGACATCAAAGAGGCGTTGACAAAAATGGGAATGACGAAACTTTTTCCTGTACAAAGTGCGGTGATACCGTGGATATTGAGTGTTAATAAAACGCCGACTCCTTTTCGTCCTCGTGATATATGCGTATCGGCACCTACCGGTTCCGGTAAAACCCTGGCCTATGCCATTCCAATCGTGCAAATGTTATTGAATCGTGTCGAAAGAAAGGTGAGAGCTTTGGTCGTGCTTCCAGTCAATGAATTGGCCGTTCAAGTTTTGAAAGTGTTTAAGAAACTGTGTGAGAACACACGTTTGTCGTGTGTCCTTTTGACCAAATTCGTACCGTTCGAAACGGAACAATTTTCACTCGTCGTTCAATGCGATGACGAATATTACTCCAAAGCTGACATAGTCATTGCTACCACAGGTCGACTTGTAGAACACATTCATTCTACGAAAGGTTTCTCATTGAAACATTTGAAGTTTCTGGTGATGGATGAAGCGGACCGTATTATGGAgcaaattcacaataattggTTGTATCATCTCGATCGTCACGTCAAAGAGGAATCGGACAGTATCCTATCGGGGCAATCGTTTCAGTTGTGTTATAGAGACTTGTGCAACGTAGCCATGAAACAGCCACAAAAAATGCTCTTTTCAGCGACACTTAGCCAGGATCCGGAAAAACTGCAGGACCTTCGATTGTTCCAGCCGAAATTGTTCACATCGATTGTTGGAAATTTGGTTTCAATGAATGACAATATTGCGAAGGGAGCACACGTTCGAGGTGACTTTGTTGGAAAGTTCACGACACCGGCTGAACTCACTGAAAACTACTGCATTACCGAAGAGAAGTTGAAGCCGCTTACATTGTATTCGTTGATCAAAGAGAACAATTGGAATCGGTTCTTATGCTTTACCAATAGTGGAGACACCGCACACag GCTTTCATTTTTCCTGCAAGAGTTGTTCGGCACCGAAATGAAGATTGAAGAATTATCGTCAGGACTTCCACCAAATGTTCGAAAATCCGTTCTGGAGAAATTCAAAGTGTCTAAAGTAAATGGTCTCATTTGTTCCGATTCACTGGCTAGAGGCATTGATATTGAAGGCGTCGACATTGTCATTTCGTACAACGTTCCTCGTCACATCAAAACATACATTCATCGTATTGGACGAACAG CTCGAGCTGGAAGAAGCGGTTTAGCCATAACTCTAACAACAAACGATGAGTTGAAAACCCTTAAT AAAATCATCAAAGAAGCTGGAAAGCCTGACCTTGACGAAATTAAAGTCACCAGCAACATTGAGGAAATGTCGGTTAAAGAGTTCAAGACAGTTGTCCAGAAACTTCAGACGTCGTTGAAACGTGAAAAACAGCTGCACACGCTGAAGGCCATCAATGAGAAAAACAAAGCG AGACCGACTGGCAGTGCTGGATTGTTGGGACAATTGCAATCGCAGCTTATCACCACTAATCAGACCAATGTGCATAACAGCCAAAACCTACCGGAGAGTTGGAAAGTGGAAAATCAGTTAACTAGGAATGCAAAGAAGGAGAAGAAATTCAATgcgaaaagaaaacgaaatcaGAAGAAAAACATGTCGAATGGTGCTTCATCAACTGCATGA